A genome region from candidate division WOR-3 bacterium includes the following:
- a CDS encoding AAA family ATPase, whose product MINEIFEIEDLKIYRNSTVIRNFKENLKLSDIIKIALIGKLNTLLIGERGEGKTVLLHEINSIYFDEKGIYIRARPDMKLKEIFERFNIDKFKFELKEIKYANFTMIDEINRAPEIIQNEFFHILDGYIEFENKKIILGNGYHITFATANYERKGGIIRYSGIFDMDSSIIDRFPLIINVDYFNPDPLDVIEIIENNKYEIKRNGNYVELFKKINKEIENVKLTLDAIISILYLRYGLDFCKKNKLNSKRISINSIPSICEGCHRLGEGCGYIFPPSMRFIKNLNIFSKAKNLYLKLKGIKKEYVDYIDIIESFSFLSPFNGIINNYLIETKYMGDAYLASMEIGRMIKRKIEEKKEILKELFLKSFEGKLAQKDLEMIEGEWNFIKRIIYEINHIAKEEGNLLKIKEKEKIEKILSKYKNPLLHYFLKND is encoded by the coding sequence ATGATAAATGAAATTTTTGAAATAGAAGATTTAAAGATATATAGAAATAGCACAGTTATAAGGAATTTTAAAGAAAATTTAAAACTTTCTGATATCATCAAGATTGCCCTTATCGGAAAATTGAATACTCTTTTAATAGGAGAAAGAGGCGAAGGGAAAACAGTATTACTCCATGAGATAAACTCAATTTATTTTGATGAAAAAGGAATATATATAAGGGCAAGACCTGATATGAAATTAAAAGAAATCTTTGAAAGATTTAATATAGATAAATTTAAGTTTGAATTGAAAGAAATTAAGTATGCAAATTTTACAATGATAGATGAAATAAACAGGGCTCCGGAAATTATCCAGAACGAATTTTTCCATATTCTTGATGGATACATTGAATTTGAAAATAAAAAAATAATTTTGGGGAATGGATACCATATCACTTTTGCAACTGCAAACTATGAAAGAAAAGGGGGAATTATAAGGTATTCAGGAATATTTGATATGGATTCTTCAATAATTGACAGATTCCCTTTAATAATAAATGTTGATTATTTTAATCCTGACCCATTAGATGTAATTGAAATAATTGAGAATAATAAATATGAAATAAAGAGGAACGGGAATTATGTTGAACTATTTAAAAAAATTAATAAAGAAATTGAAAATGTTAAACTTACACTTGATGCAATAATTTCCATTCTTTATTTAAGATACGGGCTTGATTTTTGTAAAAAAAATAAACTCAATTCAAAAAGAATATCAATCAATTCCATACCTTCAATATGTGAGGGATGCCACAGGCTTGGAGAAGGATGTGGATATATTTTTCCACCGAGTATGAGATTCATAAAAAATTTAAATATCTTTTCAAAGGCAAAAAATCTTTATTTAAAACTCAAAGGAATAAAAAAAGAATATGTTGATTATATTGATATAATTGAGAGTTTTTCCTTTCTTTCTCCATTTAATGGAATTATAAATAATTATTTAATTGAAACAAAATATATGGGTGATGCATATCTTGCTTCAATGGAAATTGGAAGAATGATTAAAAGGAAAATTGAGGAGAAAAAAGAAATTTTAAAAGAATTATTTTTAAAAAGTTTTGAGGGAAAACTTGCCCAGAAAGACCTGGAAATGATTGAAGGGGAATGGAATTTTATAAAAAGAATAATTTATGAAATAAATCATATAGCAAAGGAAGAGGGGAACCTTTTAAAGATTAAGGAAAAAGAGAAAATTGAAAAAATTTTGAGTAAATATAAAAATCCACTCCTTCATTATTTTTTAAAAAATGATTGA
- a CDS encoding WYL domain-containing protein — MLKIILFGEDLSKVILKKKKRIKKTNEKDLNPLEKIKKAIDLSKKLEIEYVDSKGKETRRVIKPEKIENGKIIAYCYLRNEWRSFKIDRIKKIEMI, encoded by the coding sequence ATGCTTAAAATAATACTTTTTGGTGAAGACCTTTCAAAAGTTATTTTAAAAAAGAAAAAAAGAATTAAAAAAACAAATGAAAAAGATTTAAATCCTCTTGAAAAAATAAAAAAAGCAATAGATTTATCAAAGAAGTTAGAAATTGAATATGTTGATTCAAAGGGTAAAGAGACAAGAAGGGTTATAAAACCTGAAAAAATAGAAAATGGCAAAATAATTGCCTATTGTTATTTAAGAAATGAATGGAGAAGTTTTAAAATTGATAGAATAAAAAAAATAGAAATGATATAA
- a CDS encoding TIGR00725 family protein: protein MFKRNLYIAYEVGKNIVKSGNILICGGLSGVMEAACKGAYEAGGLTIGILPGDLKEERNKWVKIPVVTGMGEARNVIIVKSADGVIAIDGEYGTLMELAICGKINKPLIKIKVPFKIDIGIEVDDPESAVELLLNLLK from the coding sequence TTGTTCAAGAGAAATCTATATATAGCCTATGAAGTTGGTAAAAATATTGTTAAAAGTGGTAATATATTAATATGTGGTGGTTTAAGTGGTGTTATGGAGGCTGCATGTAAAGGTGCTTATGAAGCAGGCGGGCTTACAATAGGTATATTGCCAGGAGATTTAAAGGAAGAAAGGAATAAATGGGTTAAAATACCTGTAGTTACCGGGATGGGTGAAGCAAGAAATGTTATAATAGTAAAGTCTGCTGATGGAGTAATTGCTATTGATGGTGAATATGGAACACTTATGGAACTTGCAATTTGTGGTAAAATTAATAAACCATTAATAAAAATTAAAGTGCCTTTTAAAATTGATATAGGTATTGAGGTGGATGATCCAGAAAGTGCTGTTGAACTTTTATTGAATCTTTTGAAGTGA